One Aquarana catesbeiana isolate 2022-GZ linkage group LG11, ASM4218655v1, whole genome shotgun sequence genomic window carries:
- the LOC141111689 gene encoding putative olfactory receptor 2B8 — MAWKNDTIIKEFILLGLSSNPNIQTMLFVIVLIMYLIILIANSLIILATITDSTLHTPMYFFLTYLSILDICYSSSLIPRMLRDMLSVKKNILVGECGTQMYMALSLGETECILLAIMAYDRYIAICYPLHYSTIINISLCIKIAAGALICAFLLSSVSVSLALNGDLCGNNVINHFLCELPGVLSLGCGNAKIVELVIFINGIIVLIAPISFIIITYIKILRAIFRISFSAGQRKAFSTCGSHITVVTMFYGSAMATYMKFQFEVSPEIIKLFAVFYAIIIPMLNPLIYTLRNKEVKSALKKVLCNCV; from the coding sequence ATGGCTTGGAAAAATGACACAATCATCAAAGAATTTATCCTTCTTGGACTCTCCAGTAATCCCAATATACAAACCATGCTTTTTGTGATAGTCTTGATCATGTACCTGATCATTTTAATTGCAAATTCTCTTATTATCTTGGCTACGATCACTGACAGCACTCTTCACACtccaatgtatttttttctcacTTATCTATCTATCTTGGACATCTGCTACTCATCCTCACTTATACCGCGGATGCTGAGAGATATGTTGTCAGTCAAAAAGAATATTTTGGTCGGAGAATGTGGTACACAAATGTACATGGCCCTTTCGTTGGGGGAAACAGAATGTATTCTTTTAGCTATAATGGCCTATGACCGCTATATAGCAATTTGTTACCCTTTACACTATTCTACAATCATCAACATATCCTTGTGTATAAAGATAGCTGCAGGAGCGTTGATTTGTGCATTTCTCCTATCTAGTGTTTCTGTATCCCTAGCGTTAAATGGGGATCTTTGTGGAAATAATGTAATTAACCATTTTTTGTGTGAACTACCAGGAGTCTTATCATTGGGATGCGGGAATGCTAAAATAGTTGAACTTGTGATTTTTATTAATGGTATCATTGTTTTAATTGCACCTATTAGTTTTATTATCATTACCTATATTAAAATACTTAGAGCCATTTTTAGAATAAGCTTTTCTGCAGGACAAAGAAAGGCCTTTTCCACTTGTGGCTCTCATATAACTGTTGTTACCATGTTCTATGGCTCAGCTATGGCCACTTATATGAAATTTCAATTCGAGGTATCTCCTGAGATAATTAAACTTTTTGCTGTCTTTTATGCAATAATTATACCGATGTTGAATCCACTGATTTATACACTACGAAATAAGGAAGTTAAATCAGCTCTAAAAAAGGTTTTGTGCAATTGTGTATag